The Lucilia cuprina isolate Lc7/37 chromosome 5, ASM2204524v1, whole genome shotgun sequence genome includes a window with the following:
- the LOC111685351 gene encoding uncharacterized protein LOC111685351, which produces MSLVQDNYNGKWRTVADLENAVTNMENNLENMNKTFINKMLKSLCSLMVTVQHKEAGIFNVAIRWFRLYLKILITINPNDRKLLKHYENTVPTIITYIIGCLQYKSKEMPNYHYDLLEILEELLENVPSEVLSEITKFEIGTIGCLWNPIDLAGDFNTQSKALKILTILLKQFDGIRQNEELKCIKWTNLNLFQDKLKTIVQETQLTHVIENSTRDLLNNYNMNLSKNVMVYSFYCTTALMDNKYTFYKPLNLQKFWIDINYSPKTLSFKARFKLNPKTKYEDINVILKIQIMKLQNNILSIRFQTPGDFSKHANYLTNITDNLIQFSLTQDEIKRLKANNYVMEYFNSLNESAQVKPNKTERKDKHILDLLKKNMSANLPDNKNKRSSSSQSVANSFSKTKKTKYESYIDSTPEGGPKPESKCFLNRIESKNLNMDLVESPKTSRGEEKAGQKHPIRNLRTRKKFFASLMEDSDEELVIKPAQKRKSKSRKPRQTKSGCKQVCKVTPTVDLTKMDIMDNVKLNMENSIIENVTPKKCPPLLTTQDCKDVLKQVAKIYDVADNTYAEPCQSYRNFKIQPNNSTQTLNVKSSAKSKSRKKKVDHPDNESSVEKIRKLTNDCILENKENINPQNLIVESNSLLLAKTKSIISPHLFETQFSENTPSNKNLRPTHENIPSKFVENLEIDLTQDEIVISDALHKNNENNSSCDSIECEEVRGLNENSLKDLQYICTPTKSILYNNSEVSTPRPTSCMNISDLNDSDMEITQVVNNQNFLMERLNVNNQENNAITHQMCELNMNTTYPCNNKQKFIVDQQLENASESQANNKVIIKNVDVSIGLQEILNDFEFNSEDNLESNFEISNKQRNFNEIANNPTERDYYKDCVIFQKRIDNAEVSDSSEDDDNFDQFTKLQINSNKHNNQNFIVMQNQPLYLNQNQQSDLWTTPVKNDMISSNVTNTMATKCQVTPTAVIVQQIQVSAKKSVILRNKNSRKDLKSNKNLNGYFQNMDSKNKQLMDLRKEENVLQMKNSYQPKFNQLIYHKDPTNSKKNLDRYYDIAKSQDMQQHNKVKIPLYLPIAFRQQYSNNANAKQMIYFDNPYETPSTNPATQTQGNDNDQNFEQRYSQSNSNTTEGSENNCFENNDYSSRSFSTTALENRENSFKKDILQILNEFNKNFQLRLKNAQKICLKNASLLYKEQFCEIAQNILKKTQEHNNELEQIRCNIGRLVRELERQYDKFVNKTEKFDVHKEIMEQVLDCLTNTNVTNFIQQEYEELSQQFNFEQNKVVERVWHKYMENLRNEY; this is translated from the exons ATGTCTCTCGTACAAGACAACTATAACGGTAAATGGCGCACTGTTGCTGACCTTGAAAATGCTGTCACTAACAtggaaaataatttagaaaatatg aataaaacttttataaataaaatgttaaagtcATTATGCTCTTTAATGGTAACAGTGCAACATAAAGAAGCTGGAATTTTTAATGTGGCAATCAGGTGGTTTCGTTTATATTTG aaaattctcatCACGATCAATCCCAATGatagaaaactattaaaacattATGAAAATACAGTGCCAACCATTATAACATATATCATTGGATGTTTACAATATAAATCAAAAGAAATGCCAAACTATCATTAtgatttattagaaatattagAAGAACTTTTGGAAAATGTACCATCCGAGGTATTGAGTGAAATAACAAAATTCGAAATTGGTACCAT CGGCTGCTTATGGAATCCCATAGATCTGGCGGGAGATTTTAATACTCAAtcgaaagctttaaaaatactaacgatacttttaaaacaattcgaTGGAATTAGACAAAATGAAgagttaaaatgtattaaatggacaaatttaaatttatttcaagataaattaaaaactattgttCAAGAGACGCAATTAACACATGTCATAGAAAat TCTACACGTGATTtactaaataattataatatgaaTTTATCCAAAAATGTTATGgtttattcattttattgtaCAACGGCATTAAtggataataaatatacattttataaacctttg aaTCTTCAAAAGTTTTGGATTGATATAAACTACAGCCCAAAAACGTTGTCCTTTAAGGCACGCTTTAAATTGAACCCTAAAACGAAATATGAAGATATTAATGTCATTTTAAAGATTCAAATAATGAAACt acaaaataatattttatcgaTACGTTTTCAAACCCCAGGAGACTTTTCCAAACACGCTAATTATCTAACAAATATTACAgataatttaatacaatttagtCTAACCCAAGATGAGATTAAACGTTTAAAGGCTAATAATTATGTAATGGAATACTTTAATTCTTTAAATGAATCCGCACAAGTAAAACCTAATAAAACTGAAAGGAAAGATAAACACAtattagatttattaaaaaagaatatgtCGGCAAATTTACCAg ataataaaaataaaagatcaTCAAGCTCTCAAAGTGTTGcaaattcattttctaaaactaaaaaaacaaaatatgaaagttATATTGATTCTACTCCGGAAGGGGGACCAAAGCCTgaaagtaaatgttttttaaatcgaattgaatctaaaaatttaaatatggatCTTGTGGAATCTCCCAAAACTTCCAGGGGAGAAGAAAAAGCAGGGCAAAAACATCCCATTAGAAATTTGCGCactagaaaaaaattctttgccTCATTGATGGAAGATTCGGATGAGGAATTAGTAATTAAACCGGCACAAAAACGAAAATCTAAAAGTAGAAAACCAAG ACAAACAAAATCAGGCTGTAAACAAGTCTGTAAAGTAACACCCACTGTTGACTTGACTAAAATGGATATTATGGACAATGTAAAGCTCAACATGGAAAATTCCATAATTGAAAATGTTACTCCCAAAAAGTGTCCACCACTTTTAACAACACAAGACTGTAAAGATGTATTAAAACAAGTAGCCAAAATTTATGACGTTGCTGACAACACCTATGCCGAACCCTGTCAATCCTAtcgtaattttaaaatacaacctAATAACTCAACACaaactttaaatgttaaaagtagCGCGAAATCAAAAAGTCGCAAGAAAAAAGTGGACCACCCTGATAATGAATCAAGTGTAgagaaaataagaaaacttaCAAATGATTGTATTCTCgagaataaagaaaat ATTAATCCTCAAAATCTTATAGTAGAATCCAACAGTCTTCTTTTAGCAAAAACTAAAAGTATTATATCGCCA CATCTTTTTGAAACACAATTTAGTGAGAATACTCCGTCTAATAAAAACTTAAGGCCAACTCATGAGAATATTCCAagtaaatttgttgaaaatctaGAAATTGATCTAACACAAGATGAAATAGTAATATCTGATGCgttacataaaaataatgaaaacaattcCAGTTGTGATTCTATTGAATGTGAAGAAGTTCgtggtttaaatgaaaattctttaaaagattTACAATATATTTGTACTCCTACTAAATCTATACTCTACAATAATAGTGAAGTGAGTACGCCTAGACCTACTAGTTGTATGAATATATCGGATTTAAATGATTCAGATATGGAAATAACACAAGTTgttaataatcaaaattttctaatggAACGACTAAATGTAAACAATCAAGAAAATAATGCTATAACTCATCAAATGTGTGAGTTGAATATGAATACTACATATCCatgtaataataaacaaaaatttattgtggACCAACAATTGGAGAACGCCTCAGAGTCTCAAGCAaataataaagtgataattaaaaatgtggatGTGTCAATTGGTCtgcaagaaattttaaatgattttgagtTTAATTCAGAAGATAATCTAGaatcaaattttgaaatatctaataaacaaagaaattttaatgaaattgctAACAATCCAACGGAACGTGATTATTATAAAGATtgtgttatttttcaaaaacgtaTAGATAATGCTGAAGTTTCTGATAGTTCTGAAGACGATGATAATTTCGATCAATTCACAAAACTGCAAATTAATtctaataaacataataatcaaaattttatagttaTGCAAAATCAACcattatatttaaatcaaaaccAACAAAGTGACCTATGGACTACACCAG TTAAAAATGATATGATATCAAGCAATGTTACTAACACAATGGCTACCAAATGCCAAGTAACTCCCACAGCTGTAATCGTACAGCAAATCCAAGTTAGTGCCAAAAAATCCGTCATActtagaaataaaaattcaagaaaggatttgaaatctaataaaaatttaaatggctACTTTCAAAACATGgactcaaaaaataaacaattaatggatttgagaaaagaagaaaatgtgttacaaatgaaaaattcaTATCAGCCAAAATTTAATCAGTTAATTTACCATAAAGATCCAACTAATAGCAAAAAGAACCTCGATCGTTATTACGACATAGCTAAAAGCCAAGATATGCAACAacataataaagttaaaattccATTATATTTACCAATAGCTTTCCGCCAGCAATATTCTAATAATGCCAATGCGAAACAAATGATTTATTTTGATAATCCGTATGAAACTCCTTCAACAAATCCTGCAACTCAGACACAGGGTAATGATAATGATCAGAATTTTGAACAACGATATAGTCAATCTAATTCCAATACCACGGAAGGAAGTGAAAATAATTGCTTTGAAAATAATGATTATTCATCCCGCAGTTTCTCTACAACAGCATTAGAAAATCgtgaaaattcttttaaaaaag atattttacaaattctcaatgaattcaataaaaactttcaATTGCGCTTAAAGAATGCACAGAAAATATGTCTCAAAAATGCCTCGTTACTTTATAAGGAACAATTTTGTGAAATTGCACAAaacatattaaagaaaactcaagaacataataatgaacttgAGCAAATACGTTGCAATATTGGACGTTTAGTAAGAGAATTAGAAAGACAATATGATAAATTCgttaataaaacagaaaaatttgaTGT acacaAGGAAATAATGGAGCAGGTATTGGATTGTTTAACTAATACTaatgtaacaaattttatacagCAAGAGTATGAAGAGTTATCACAgcaattcaattttgagcaaaataaAGTCGTTGAGAGAGTATGGCATAAATATATGGAGAATTTAAgaaatgaatattaa
- the LOC111685365 gene encoding protein Asterix produces MNSSVDPRRKEKVNRYKPPANQGQNGSGTSNEDLTPDYMNILGMIFSMCGLMMKLKWCAWFALYCSCISFASSRVSDDAKQVLSSFMLSVSAVVMSYLQNPAPMTPPWVTTS; encoded by the exons atgAATTCTTCTGTTGATCCCAGACGTAAAGAAAAGGTAAATCGCTATAAGCCACCAGCAAACCAGGGACAAAATGGCAGTGGTACTAGCAATGAAGATTTAACACCTGACTACATGAACATTTTGG GCATGATCTTTTCGATGTGTGGTTTAATGATGAAATTGAAATGGTGTGCCTGGTTTGCTTTGTACTGTTCCTGCATTAGTTTTGCCAGTTCCCGTGTTAGCGATGATGCCAAACAG gTTCTTTCATCTTTCATGTTGAGTGTTAGTGCTGTTGTCATGTCCTATTTACAAAATCCCGCTCCCATGACACCTCCATGGGTAACTACTTCCTAG
- the LOC111685364 gene encoding uncharacterized protein LOC111685364, protein MKFLILALIVCVAIIATVSAVPVEEAIPQGIEGAASETVNPSDDQSFLLKLKLLKKLLFLG, encoded by the exons ATGAAATTCTTAATCTTG GCTCTCATTGTTTGCGTAGCTATCATTGCTACTGTCAGCGCTGTACCCGTTGAAGAAGCCATTCCCCAGGGTATTGAAGGAGCTGCATCCGAAACTGTCAATCCCTCCGATGATCAATCATTCttgttgaaattgaaattgttgaaaaaacttttgttcctcggttaa
- the LOC111685353 gene encoding pentatricopeptide repeat-containing protein 1, mitochondrial isoform X1, with the protein MFTRLRACTDLFRISKHVLVTQQFRASAKYYRFETPRFLHVKTYDKDAGLEAQRAANKNSHLEAEETDRDKPELPKVRRRRQNIRKEQLNVSPDALKTKEVLKSHETAIALDAKDIDISKDDPDVFGDAPKEPLKEDEGDLQEEEYITRPTRRSKKLRTKEYAMMIKEHFNNHRVKEALEVLEVRMLKEDRVKPENYIYNLLISGCAKAGYTRKAFNLYTKMRQRGLKVKESTYTSLFNACANAPSRQDGLTRAIRLRQSLLESGYEFNVKNYNSMIKTFGRWGDVKTAYVLADEMRDKKLPMTGETFNFLLQACASDEKHGFRHCLLTWHKMLQKNIEPDYYSFNAVLRCVRDCGFGDLEEMEKVLQLILSETPAKHLTAKTTTISKISTNEIESTSSTTPKKEDEEDNTNKVSINTTSTDKALQIQSEATSLELPNLLATQPHLGSMVSLSEVQKPHERFLLLGGLTGFLELMKSKNITPDIQTFTTMLEVIPPTNTAEKQLLTYIRKIGLKADIDFFNILIKKRAMRFDYEGGKEVLSMIRTAGLYPDIVTYGVLALGCTTVESSRELLEQMRHNGIRMNIQILGAMLRQGCAQKSFPYICEIMQISLDENIKPNEIFLRHLNNFYLQCARAIDARHPTTKNKLYKKEHKKFCDKYRLYQEEHGIDGLKLEDAIKKIKERPYDHYKEQDGEGIEPIKNEKLAKKTKLRKYIKKIKIQNLKGDEQLAAQNTQLLNSTTEETNNEDIGDKQQTKQSNPNNPFRIA; encoded by the exons atgtttacCAGACTAAGGGCCTGTACAGATTTGTTCAGAATATCAAAACACGTTTTAGTGACGCAACAATTTAGGGCTTCAGCTAAATATTATAGATTTGAGACTCCACGGTTCTTGCATGTAAAAACTTACGATAAAGATGCCGGTTTGGAAGCACAAAGAGCCGCAAATAAAAATTCCCATCTAGAAGCAGAAGAAACTGATAGGGATAAACCGGAGTTACCGAAAGTAAGAAGACGGAGGCAAAATATTAGAAAAGAACAGTTGAATGTGAGTCCTGATGCCTTGAAAACAAAAGAAGTTTTAAAATCGCATGAGACTGCCATTGCGCTAGATGCAAAAGATATTGACATAAGCAAAGATGACCCTGATGTTTTTGGTGATGCTCCCAAAGAACCCTTAAAAGAAGATGAAG gtGATTTACAAGAAGAGGAATACATAACACGACCGACACGCCGTTCAAAAAAACTCCGAACAAAAGAATATGCCATGATGATTAAGGAACACTTTAACAATCACCGCGTAAAAGAAGCATTAGAAGTCTTGGAAGTACGCATGTTAAAAGAAGATCGTGTTAAGCCCGAAAActatatttacaatttactaATAAGTGGTTGTGCCAAGGCCGGTTATACCCGcaaagcatttaatttatataccaaaatgcGTCAACGTGGTCTTAAGGTGAAAGAAAGTACTTACACTTCGTTATTTAATGCCTGTGCTAATGCACCAAGTCGTCAAGATGGTCTGACAAGAGCTATACGTTTGAGGCAATCACTATTGGAAAGTGGTTATgagtttaatgtaaaaaattataattcaatGATTAAAACATTTGGTAGATGGGGCGATGTTAAGACCGCCTACGTTTTGGCCGATGAAATGCGGGATAAGAAATTACCAATGACGggagaaacttttaattttctattacagGCATGTGCTAGTGATGAGAAACATGGTTTCAG ACATTGTTTATTAACTTGGCATAAAATGTTGCAGAAAAACATAGAACCAGATTACTATTCGTTTAATGCCGTTCTAAGATGTGTACGTGATTGCGGTTTTGGCGACTTAGAAGAAATGGAAAAAGTTCTGCAACTTATACTAAGTGAAACACCTGCAAAACACCTAAcagctaaaacaacaacaatctcTAAAATCTCTACTAATGAAATTGAAAGTACATCATCTACTACACCAAAGAAAGAGGACGAGGAAGACAATACGAATAAAGTATCTATAAATACGACTTCCACTGACAAAGCCTTACAGATACAAAGTGAAGCTACCTCCCTTGAATTACCCAATTTATTAGCGACCCAACCTCATTTGGGTAGTATGGTTTCGTTGAGTGAAGTACAAAAGCCACACGAAAGATTTCTTTTGCTGGGAGGTCTTACGGGTTTTTTGGAGCTAATGAAATCGAAGAATATTACACCAGATATACAGACATTTACCACTATGTTAGAGGTTATACCGCCCACAAATACCGCCGAAAAACAACTGCTAACTTATATACGTAAAATAGGTCTTAAGGCGGATATAGACTTCTTTAATATCCTAATAAAGAAAAGAGCCATGCGTTTTGATTATGAGGGTGGCAAAGAAGTTTTATCTATGATACGTACAGCTGGTCTTTATCCGGATATTGTAACCTATGGTGTTTTAGCTTTAGGTTGTACAACAGTTGAAAGTTCTAGGGAGTTGTTGGAACAAATGCGACATAATGGTATAAG AATGAACATACAAATTTTGGGAGCTATGCTAAGACAAGGTTGTGCCCAGAAATCATTTCCTTATATTTGTGAAATCATGCAAATTAGTTTGGATGAAAATATCAAAccaaatgaaatatttcttcgacatttaaacaatttttatctaCAATGTGCCCGTGCTATAGATGCTAGa catCCCACtactaaaaacaaattgtataaaaaagaacACAAGAAATTCTGTGATAAATACAGACTGTATCAAGAAGAACACGGCATAGATGGTTTAAAATTAGAAGAtgctattaagaaaattaaagagcGTCCCTATGATCACTACAAGGAGCAGGACGGAGAAGGCATAGAGcctataaaaaacgaaaaattagcTAAGAAAACTAAACTGcgtaaatatataaagaaaataaaaatacaaaatcttaAAGGTGATGAGCAGTTGGCAGCACAAAATACTCAACTGCTTAACAGCACAACTGAAGAAACTAATAATGAAGATATTGGtgataaacaacaaacaaaacaatctAATCCTAATAATCCCTTTAGGATTGCTTAA
- the LOC111685356 gene encoding dehydrogenase/reductase SDR family member 4, whose product MLHTIKQVGCKVFLQKKANNIVYNIAAYRGFKVLSLNQKQIQTQKTTFHTISPNHWQQRFASDSNTLTSNNMKRLQGKVAVVTASTDGIGFSIAKRLAQDGANVVISSRKQNNVDKAVEELRKLNLNVLGLKCHVSESQDRKQLFEQTIHKYGKINILVSNAATNPAVGGVLDCDEKVWDKIFDVNVKSSYLLAKEALPHLRKEKNSSIVFVSSIAGYDAFELLGAYSVSKTALIGLTKAAAKDLAPEGIRVNCLAPGIIKTKFSKALYEDEAANEAALSKIPLNRLGMPEEMAGVVSFLVSDDASYITGETIVASGGMSGRL is encoded by the exons ATGTTGCATACTATTAAACAGGTTGGCTGtaaagtatttttacaaaaaaaagctaACAACATCGTATATAATATTGCCGCTTACCGTGGGTTCAAAGTTCTGTCTCTtaatcaaaaacaaatacaaacgcaaaaaacaacatttcatACTATTAGCCCTAATCATTGGCAGCAAAGGTTTGCCAGCGACAGTAATACATTAACCAGCAATAATATGAAACGTTTACAGGGTAAAGTAGCTGTTGTAACAGCTTCGACTGATGG tATTGGATTTTCCATTGCCAAACGTTTGGCCCAGGACGGTGCCAATGTAGTCATCAGCAGTCGCAAGCAAAACAATGTGGATAAAGCTGTTGAGGAATTGCgcaaacttaatttaaatgttttgggCTTAAAATGTCACGTTAGTGAATCGCAAGATCGTAAACAACTATTCGAACAAACCATACacaaatatggtaaaattaatattttagtttctaATGCTGCCACCAATCCCGCTGTGGGTGGTGTTTTGGATTGTGATGAAAAGGTGTGGGATAAAATATTCGATGTAAATGTTAAATCTTCATACTTGCTGGCCAAGGAAGCTTTACCACATTTACGCAAAGAAAAGAATTCAAGCATTGTATTCGTTTCATCTATTGCGGGTTATGATGCTTTTGAG CTTTTAGGAGCTTATTCCGTTAGCAAAACAGCCTTGATTGGTCTCACTAAAGCAGCCGCCAAAGACTTGGCACCTGAAGGCATACGCGTCAATTGTTTGGCACCCGgcattattaaaactaaattttctaaagcg cTCTATGAAGATGAAGCAGCAAATGAGGCGGCATTGTCTAAAATACCACTAAATCGTTTAGGTATGCCAGAAGAAATGGCAGGAGTAGTATCATTTTTAGTATCTGATGATGCTAGCTATATAACTGGTGAAACTATAGTAGCATCTGGCGGCATGTCTGGACGTTTGTAA
- the LOC111685370 gene encoding uncharacterized protein LOC111685370 has protein sequence MQSASILQTLYFKMKFLALTIFVFLCLAAFVAAVPADESLPGDLYDQEQYSAQNPQSFFKLKKIKKLLLG, from the exons ATGCAGTCTGCAAGTATTCTTCAAACTCTCTacttcaaaatgaaatttttagctTTG ACCATCTTTGTTTTCTTGTGCCTGGCCGCTTTTGTTGCAGCTGTACCAGCTGATGAATCATTGCCTGGTGATCTTTATGATCAGGAACAATATAGTGCACAAAATCCTCAATCTTTCTTCAAATTGAAGAAAATCAAGAAATTGTTGTTGGGTTAG
- the LOC111685360 gene encoding ubiquitin thioesterase OTU1 yields MTGTFSVKLKSKNGQFIVKDLSNKTTVADLKQRVAAVTQIKEPQLHILMGFPPRPLDLAHNSQQRTLEGCGISSGETLIVEEKPESEVVDVAATLEDDEALARRLQAEEEEQQLREVVAAATTGTNSNTNEIPDVDLSLPGSSGNFNGILLKKVVPADNSCLFTSVRFVLNGKVDNEGSEMMRHIIAQEVAANPQEYNDAVLGKSNAEYCSWIQKPDSWGGAIEVAILSSYYGIEIDVVDIQNAIINRFGEDKNYGLRVFLLFDGIHYDPLYMETEGGGAPATIFPVEEMGVYQQAEQLAKEAKSSRQFTNVDKFSLRCLQCDVMLVGQLQATQHAKATGHTNFGEI; encoded by the exons atgacGGGTACATTTAGTGTAAAGTTAAAATCGAAAAATGGTCAATTCATTGTTAAGGATTTATCAAATAAAACTACAGTAGCTGATCTCAAGCAGCGTGTGGCTGCAGTAACACAAATAAAAGAGCCTCAACTGCATATACTAATGGGTTTTCCACCCAGACCTTTGGATTTGGCGCACAATAGCCAGCAGCGTACCCTTGAGGGCTGCGGCATATCTAGCGGAGAGACATTGATTGTTGAAGAAAAACCTGAATCGGAAGTCGTTGATGTAGCTGCCACTTTGGAGGATGATGAAGCTTTAGCCAGACGTTTGCAGGCCGAGGAAGAAGAACAGCAATTACGTGAAGTAGTAGCAGCTGCCACCACCGGTACCAATTCTAATACTAATGAAATACCTGATGTAGACTTATCGCTACCCGGTTCGAGTGGCAATTTTAATGGTATACTCTTGAAAAAAGTTGTACCTGCCGACAATTCCTGCTTATTTACCAGTGTGCGTTTTGTACTCAACGGCAAAGTTGACAATGAGGGCAGTGAAATGATGCGTCATATAATTGCCCAAGAGGTGGCGGCTAATCCTCAAGAATATAATGATGCCGTTTTGGGTAAATCAAATGCAGAATATTGCTCTTGGATACAAAAACCAGACTCATGGGGTGGTGCCATTGAAGTTGCAATACTTTCTAGTTACTATGGCATTGAAATTGATGTTGTCGATATACAAAATGCCATTATCAATCGTTTCGGTGAAGATAAGAACTATGGTTTAAGGGTGTTTTTGCTATTCGATGGTATTCATTATGATCCCTTATATATGGAAACTGAGGGT gGTGGCGCACCGGCAACTATTTTCCCCGTCGAAGAAATGGGTGTCTATCAGCAGGCTGAACAATTGGCCAAAGAAGCCAAATCATCACGTCAATTTACCAatgtcgataaattttctttacgtTGTTTACAGTGTGACGTCATGCTTGTCGGTCAACTGCAGGCCACTCAACATGCTAAAGCTACTGGACATACAAATTTTGGAGAAATTTAA
- the LOC111685354 gene encoding EKC/KEOPS complex subunit TP53RK: MPVENILKQGAEGRLYLGEYKGERCLIKERFVKKYRHQELDNQITRQRMKAETKAAGRCQTAGIIAPRILHMDLQERKIYMEYYDKAITAKEYIQRIVASEKDKTEEVLKSLCTVIGSTIGKMHANNIIHGDLTTSNILINPKQAEDFTEYEVVFIDFGLSHYNQGSEDKGVDLYVLERALLSTHSEQPYLFEYMLQAYRLACGKDEATVVAKFEEVRARGRKRTMIG; the protein is encoded by the coding sequence ATGCCGGtagagaatattttaaaacaaggaGCAGAAGGTCGTCTATATTTAGGAGAATACAAAGGCGAACGATGTCTAATAAAAGAAagatttgtgaaaaaatatcgCCATCAAGAGTTGGACAATCAAATCACCCGGCAACGCATGAAGGCCGAAACAAAGGCGGCCGGAAGATGTCAAACGGCTGGTATAATTGCACCCAGAATTCTACATATGGATTTGCAAGAACGTAAAATCTACATGGAATACTATGATAAAGCCATAACAGCCAAGGAATATATACAGAGAATAGTGGCTAGTGAAAAGGATAAGACCGAAGAAGTTCTTAAATCGTTGTGTACGGTTATAGGTAGTACCATAGGAAAAATGCATGCAAATAATATTATACATGGTGATCTGACTACttcaaatattttgattaatcCTAAACAAGCAGAAGATTTTACGGAATATGAGGTAGTGTTTATAGATTTTGGCTTGAGCCACTATAATCAGGGCTCAGAAGATAAGGGAGTGGATTTATATGTTCTAGAGCGTGCTTTATTGAGTACCCACAGTGAACAGCCTTATCTGTTCGAGTACATGTTGCAGGCCTATCGCTTAGCATGTGGTAAAGATGAGGCAACGGTGGTGGCTAAATTTGAGGAGGTCAGAGCCAGAGGACGTAAGAGGACAATGATTGGTTAA
- the LOC111685357 gene encoding charged multivesicular body protein 2b — protein sequence MFNNIFGKAPTLKEQQRDNDRNLRKASRDIERERRKLEEEEKKLQMEIKKNAAQGNNDVCRILAKQLVEIRKQKARTFAANSKITSIGYQNKNIGTNIALSNAMSTSAKTMAEMNKIMKPESIAANVRDFQQANMKMEMTDDMINDTLDDILADSDEEEETNAIVNKVLDEIGIEISGKMANVPAAASGGLEDTRTDKDIGAQLAKLRST from the coding sequence atgtttAACAATATATTCGGGAAAGCTCCTACTCTCAAGGAACAACAACGTGATAATGatagaaatttaagaaaagccTCTCGAGATATTGAAAGAGAACGAAGAAAATTAGAGGAGGAGGAAAAGAAATTACAgatggaaataaaaaagaatgctGCCCAAGGAAACAACGATGTCTGCCGCATACTGGCCAAACAATTGGTGGAGATACGTAAACAAAAAGCACGCACTTTTGCGGCCAACAGTAAAATTACCTCGATTggttatcaaaataaaaatattggcaCCAATATAGCGCTAAGTAATGCAATGAGCACCTCCGCCAAAACAATGGCTGAAATGAATAAAATCATGAAACCCGAAAGTATTGCTGCCAATGTACGGGACTTCCAACAGGCTAATATGAAAATGGAAATGACTGACGATATGATTAACGATACCCTAGACGATATCTTAGCTGATTCGGATGAGGAAGAGGAAACCAATGCTATTGTCAATAAAGTACTCGATGAAATTGGCATTGAAATCTCAGGAAAAATGGCTAATGTACCAGCAGCTGCCTCGGGTGGCTTAGAAGATACACGCACGGACAAAGATATTGGTGCTCAATTGGCTAAATTACGTTCCACATAG